The DNA window GTTCTCAGAGTCATGGGGATAGGGAGGTTTACCTGGCAAAATGAAGAACTAACAAGACCAGAAGTTGCGGCGATGTTAAAGCCAAAGGTTTCTGCAAGACAACTACAAGCATATTTAAACATAGCTCGGAAGTACTTGCCAGAGTTCCAGAAATTCACCAACAAAAAAACAGGTGGTTTAGATGGGTATGCAAAGCTATACGAGTGTCACATTGCAGTACTTCAGGAAATTCGCTCACTAGCTAGGGAGCATACTTTAGCTGACATAGAAAGTGAATTTCAACAACGAGCATTAAACAAGTCAGAAGTGGGAAGTTGGAAGTAGATTTTTTGTTACTTCCAACTTCGGTAATCAGGTGATTTTTAGATTTTTCTTAGAACAATGAAAAAAGGAGCAATTGCCTTGGCATCTAATAATTCTGTGCTCAGAACACAATCTCAAATCCTGGCTAAGGCTAGCGCGGCGATTGGGCGCAAGTATCAGCATCACATAAACGCTGCCGGTACGGCGACAATCATTGTCATGCAGTCAATGCCCTCTTATGGGTGGGGCTTGTTCGATTCGGCTCAGACAGCAATGACTTGTATGTTCGGCGGCGCTGGTGGTATTGGTGGCGGTGGTGCTGCGGCTGCTACTACCGCCATTAAAGCACTTCCCGCAGTTATCAATGCAACCATCACAGTACTTTTGTTTGTATACTTTGTGGCTTCTGGGCTTAAGGTTGCCAACGGCATTGGTGAAGGACAGGAAGTAACGCAGATGGTTCAACAGCCCGTAGGCGTGTTTTTCATAATCCTGGTGCTTTGGATTGCTCAAAGTATCTTATTTAACGGCGTTACAGCCGCTTGTTAGTGATGAGCGAGTACAATAAATCCCCCATCAAACGGGTGAATCAGTCACTTGGTCAAAATGCAACAATAGGTATTTTTACTGGCTTTCAATTTGCAGTCGCTTTATTTATGTTTGGCGTGGGCTTCATCATAGCGATTATGTTTGGGGCGGGAATAGTTTGGGGACTGCTGGCTGGAGTTTGGTTGAGTGCCACGGTGATAGTTTTATCTGGCAAACGTCCTTACTTGTTCTGGTCAAGAGTGTTCCCAAGCGTTCCAGTTTTCACTCGTGGCTATGTCAGATATTCTTCGCCCCAAAACAAAAAAAGGGCGGGTTCAAAGGGGATGCCTAAACTATGGTAAAAAGCAGCATTCGTAATCAAAAAATAGTACCCTTTGAAGACTTTCTAGACCTAGCAACTTTAGTGAAATTGAAAAAGGGTAACTATGAAATTGGGGCTTACTTGTTGAGCAAAAAACAAGTAAGCGACACTAACAACACCCTGCAATTAGTATTCGGATATGAATGCACTGGCTTTCACCCACTGTTTAATTCATCAGAGAGACTAGAGGCGATGGCCAAGGCTTTTGAGAACGGCTGTAAAGAGTTCTCATCAGGTGAGAAATTCACCTTTCGTTGGTCTTCGTTTTGCGACGAAGACAAAGTAATTGAAGACTATCGCCAGAGGCTAGCTAGCCCTGTATCTCCTGAGAGTGAGTTTCTTGATTGGGGGCAAGTTGCTCGAATGCAGGAACTGACACGTAACCATCAGCGTAAGGATATCAAGCTCAGTATTTACACGACTTTTACTGTCCGCCCAGGAGGAACGGAAGGTGGTGACGCGGTAGATAGAGCAATAGTTAAGCTGGCGAACTTTTTACAGCGCAAATTCACCCCAACAGGAGCGACCGAACTCACTCTTCAAAACTTAATTCAAGTTCTTGAAAAAGCGATAATTGTCTCTTTGCGCCATCAACAAATACTATCGGAAATGGGTTTATTTCCCTCGCCAAAATCAGACAAGCAATTGTGGGGCGACCTAGTTGATAGAATGGGTGCAAAGGCTGTAAAAGTGCCCCATGCTCTGGTTTATGATACTGGCGAATTAAAGGAGGAGATTAACGAAGCCGTGCCCAACCCATCGCGGTATAACGACCAATTGCACGCTACATCCGTACTTCTGAATAACGGCATACCCCACGCGGACAGGCGCTGGGTATGCTTGCCGAATCAATGTGGTGACAAAAAGAAATATATCGGCGTAATGACGCTTGCCCAAAAACCAGAGGTGTTTGCTTCAACCCATCAGCAAATACGCTTTTTATGGGATGTGTTTTCACGCGAGATTATTTATGATGTCGAGATAATTACAGAGATTAGCCCAGCCGATCAAAAAATGATTAGGCTTACCCAACAATTGATTACGAGGCGGTCAATAAATGCCTCCGCTAGCGCCAGCAAAAAGACTATTGACGTAGGAGCGCAAATTAATACGGAGCGGTCAGTCGATGCTCAGAAGCAGCTTTACACGGGTGATGTCCCGGAAAATGTAGCTGTCATAATCCTTGTTTATCGTAACTCTCCAGAAGAAATCGACGACGCTTGCAGGCTGATTTCAGGGTATATCAATCAGCCTGCCGAGTTGATTAGAGAAATGCAATATACATGGTCAATCTGGCTTGACACTTTGCTGTTGAGACAGCGACCGCAGCTGACTTTTCCTTTCAACAGACGCGCCACTTTCTTTGCCAGTGAAGTAATTGGTTTTACGCCAGTCGTTCAAACAGCGCACGGTGATAAACAAGGCTTTGAATTAATTGCACACGAGGGTCAATCCTCGGTTCATATTGACCTGTCAAAGCCGAAAAACATGATGGTAATCGGCACTACCGGGAGTGGGAAATCGGTAATCATCGCCTCTATTATTTATCAATGCTTGGCGTTGGGAATGTCAGTATTAATGATTGACTTGCCAAATGATGATGGTTCAGGAACCTTTGGAGACTTCACGCCCTACTTTAATGGATTTTACTTTGATATCTCAAAGGAATCAAACAATCTTGTACAACCGCTAGACCTATCAAAGATTCCTGAGTCGCAGTGGGAGGAAAGGACAAAAGCCCATCGAAATGATATTAATTTAATCGTACTTCAATTAGTTTTAGGAGCGCAAAAGTTTGATGGCTTGCTATCACAAACTATAGAATCTGTAATCCCTTTGGGTACAAAAGCCTTTTACGAAGATGCTGACATCAAGGAGCGATTTGAAGTAGCGCGAAAAGCAGGGATAAACACCCCAGAGTGGGCGAATACCCCGACATTGGCAGATATGGAGAAATTCTTCTCGCTTGCGTACATTTATTTAGGCTATCAGGATGACAATGTAGAAAAAGCGTTAAATTACATCCGCTTGCGGTTACAGTACTGGCAAGCTAGTAGTATCGGTAGCGCTATCTGCAAGCCTTCAACCTTCCAGGCTGATAGCCAGTTGATTACCTTTGCACTGACTAATCTGCAATCAGGCAAGGATGCAGAAGTGTTCGGGATGAGTGCATATATCGCCGCGTCCCGTCAATCCCTCTCCTCGCCCAACAGCGTGTTCTTTATGGATGAGGCTAGCGTATTGCTGGGATTTTCCGCATTGTCGCGGCTTGCGGGTCGTAAATGCGCTACGGCTCGAAAGCAAGGCTGTCGGGTGTTTCTGGCGGCGCAGGACGTTATCTCTATCGCCAAATCGGAGGCAGGAGAACAAATATTACAAAATATGCCATTGCGATTGATTGGGCGTAT is part of the Nostoc sp. UHCC 0926 genome and encodes:
- a CDS encoding AAA family ATPase, whose translation is MVKSSIRNQKIVPFEDFLDLATLVKLKKGNYEIGAYLLSKKQVSDTNNTLQLVFGYECTGFHPLFNSSERLEAMAKAFENGCKEFSSGEKFTFRWSSFCDEDKVIEDYRQRLASPVSPESEFLDWGQVARMQELTRNHQRKDIKLSIYTTFTVRPGGTEGGDAVDRAIVKLANFLQRKFTPTGATELTLQNLIQVLEKAIIVSLRHQQILSEMGLFPSPKSDKQLWGDLVDRMGAKAVKVPHALVYDTGELKEEINEAVPNPSRYNDQLHATSVLLNNGIPHADRRWVCLPNQCGDKKKYIGVMTLAQKPEVFASTHQQIRFLWDVFSREIIYDVEIITEISPADQKMIRLTQQLITRRSINASASASKKTIDVGAQINTERSVDAQKQLYTGDVPENVAVIILVYRNSPEEIDDACRLISGYINQPAELIREMQYTWSIWLDTLLLRQRPQLTFPFNRRATFFASEVIGFTPVVQTAHGDKQGFELIAHEGQSSVHIDLSKPKNMMVIGTTGSGKSVIIASIIYQCLALGMSVLMIDLPNDDGSGTFGDFTPYFNGFYFDISKESNNLVQPLDLSKIPESQWEERTKAHRNDINLIVLQLVLGAQKFDGLLSQTIESVIPLGTKAFYEDADIKERFEVARKAGINTPEWANTPTLADMEKFFSLAYIYLGYQDDNVEKALNYIRLRLQYWQASSIGSAICKPSTFQADSQLITFALTNLQSGKDAEVFGMSAYIAASRQSLSSPNSVFFMDEASVLLGFSALSRLAGRKCATARKQGCRVFLAAQDVISIAKSEAGEQILQNMPLRLIGRIVPGAANSFSELLGIPREIIDKNESFVPNIQQLYTLWLLDYNNKYVRCRYYPSYPLLALVANSREEQATRDKFKKIHSDKFTWVAEFSKYYVECIKQGKPL